The DNA window GCAATACTTTCAATTCTGAAGATATCGTCTTGCAAAATATCATCCAACGTTTATCGAGTGCCTCTTTTCTTAGCTGCTTCCAACATTTCATCCTGCAGAATTTCCATTGTTTCACAACGCTTGCGCGTACGACCGTCCAGATCAAAACTGTAACGACATTGTCGAAAGTGCGAACAGAGATTGAAGTATAGTTTAGAGCCTACTAGACGGTCGACTGTTTCCAGTACGAATCTCGTGCACGCTCCCAATCCCACGGTGCAAGTTTTGGCCCTGAAGATCACTCTCCTTTGAATGATACGTTATAAGTTAACAGCAGAATAACTTCGCCTCTTGCGGGCAATACAAAGCACACTCACTTTTGTCAATCCAGACTTCTATCTTAGTTAGGCTGTAGTAACCGGTCAAAACCATTCCCGTTACTAGGCTAATCGCCAAAAGAATTAGGGGATACACCTCGTAGCAGTGACCAAGGCGACCTAACATGAATCTGAAATAGAGGCAAGTAGGAAACGGGAAATCAACAGCTTAGCTAGGACTACAGCCGCCCTTTGTCTGAAGAGAAGATGTTGTCGAGAACGAACATCTACGACTTCACTTTAAGCGCGCATTTTGAACCGAACACCGCGACGTTAGAAGGCTTGATCGATAATCACCATTTGTTAGAGACGGCACTATGCTCTCTTGTCTATAAAGTTTTCTGGGACTCTTCAATGTACACTAACTACAAAAGCTATGATTGATATGACATCTACAATGTTCTCCTACGGAAACGCTCAAAAACTTTAGTATAGGGCGACGAAGTTGGATTTGtcatcaatccattcgtcagCCTTATGAATCCCTTAACGTTCTCATTTTCACACATGGAAACGTCAATCATCGGTGCTTAAAGCAGTCACTGAAGAGTAGAGACGCCGACAACTGTTTTCAACAAAGCATGCAATGCTGTTACAGCATACGTTGGTTTTCTACTTGACACATGCCTCTTCCCTCTCCTGTGCCCCACTCGCATTTAACAGCTTGAGCTAAGGCACCAGTATGTGCTATAGCGATGGTTAGGGCTTTCATGACACAAATTTTAATTACATGACAACCATTTTCGTATCGGAGAAGAGGGCTGGTGATCGCCACAGGTCGCTGCCGTAAACGTACGGCAACTTTGGCATATCATCTTCTGTGGCACCGAATTGATCAACAAGCTACTAGCGATCGCTATCGACGACAATACATCATTAGTGAGACACCAATTCTTGTCTCCTCCACCAACGACTAGCAGCTAGAAAGGTGCCATAACCAAGCCGACAACATgaagtcaggtcaaaacgactcaAGAGGTTGCGACGTAGGACCCTCCTTCGGTCCAATCATTTCTGCAAAATGCGGCGCTCGCAACCTccggtttaaaggcatcaccccacgaatctgaggtggtgcagatttcaggtggagtattcgtatacgcgatgggagactacggagagaggggtgatttcgtccatttcttcctaattgccgtaaaaacggcccggaagatgcggcaccgcacaaggctggcacgctccagtccaactccttgtagaaaatagtgcgccaaaacgcctgaagccgtatcttccgggccgttttttaggggaatcagaaagaaatggacggaatcaccccctctccatagtctcccaccccgtataccaatactccacctgaaataccatctcaaattcgtggagtgatgccttcaaaggcatcaccctagaATCTGGGATGATATAggtttcaggtaggttatgcctatatggaGGAAGAGGGGGACGGtaaagaggtacccgtatgatgtgccgccacatatccaggaggctaatgagcgtcgttaattgcaccgcgcgtctcctgacagCGTCGTGATCGCCACAGTAGCCTagttgctcctcttgtgctacgtctcgcTGATGCCCTTCCGACACTACCCTCCCTGCCCATTTCGCTGCATCTGCTGCTCTTACGAGGAGTTTTCTCCTCCGCGCCCGCAACTCCTACGAAGCGCTGTTAGAAtcgaaggaaaatgaaagtgcctgatattagatgttgtttgaaactctATACAAAATATACTTGTTagttaatataaatgaaagagGTTTGTATATATGTCATTcaaaaatgcgagtgaaaatgaaaatatcatgttttgacttgttagaTGGAAATTAATCATCCATCTCTTGGAATGCAAAAgaatgcttcaaaaaatttccccTGATCAATGTAATGgtatttttttgaacttttttttttcgctttctaggaatttctttttgcttatctagccgAGTAAAAGTGGCATCCAACGACTAACGaagcgcgaataatgcctcgcagacatacattgtacctaaaggtatatctcgaagatacgaaggtctctgttcgccactaatacacctaacctgtcatattgattttatgtagagaatagatacaaatgaagcgataaaacgctgttgaaagaagtttgaagagccatataaagttttattctataaaacgtacaagaaAGTACTGAAATATTTAAGTTGCGCTCCATGTAAACATTACatctatttaaaattttgaaaaggtaaaatgtagaaaagagTTCAAAGAATGCATGCAAAGTAATAAGGGAATAAAGTTGCTGGGCGTATGGTTGCTGCAGTCGAAAGTTGAAcatgaattcgttgaatgacatcgtgacaaacGCATACTTATGCACTACGAGTTTATATAGAACAGTTTGGtcgtgaaatgtgtgaaattatgaggttatgaaaatatattcatttcttttcctttattcttcttattcttttgcctgcagcatctttttgagattatCTTTAGTTGTGTGACGTTGCTCAAGTGATGTCAATGTAGAGCACGGATATCACTCTTATCTATCATCATATCTTTGACTCTTTGATACTCTATGATATGTCTCTGATAATATATCTTTTAATTGGATGGAAGGATctagtttttctccttaaatCCCGATCTTATGCGCTCAATTTACTATTTTCGTACACCAGAACTTGGTGCGTCAATTCGTTCTACACTCCTCTCCTTCTTCTAAATTCGCTCTTCTAAATTTTCAGTATCCACTGCTTCGTCgaggcgcgaacgtcgcgcgcagCGTTGATTAGATGGCAATAAGAGGGTGGGGTCTagatgatctcaggcggtcgtggaggatgtccAGGTGGAAGAGTGGCAGCCGTGATTTCGCGGAGGCGCGCGGCGCTGAAGGCAGgtcaggagcggtcagcctgttttcacgggtacctcttgtcccgcacccgaaagagggtgattccgtccatttcttcttaattgccgtaaaaaaaggcacGGAatatgcggtgcgtgcacaaggctggcgcgctccaatagaactcgtttgagaaaatagcgccccgaaaAGCtagaagccgcatcttccgggccgtttttttacggcaattaggaagaaatgagcgggaaaTGAGCAGTTTCTGCgatccacgatcccgtatagtcttcgAACATCGGAagtccatatcacgtcagattcgctgggtgatgcctttaaccacgCAGCCTCAAGAAAGCCACGTACTCAACTACTCTAGACTTCAGATCGTTAAAACACGAGCATATCTTCTTCCGATGAGAGGAACAGTCGAAAACGATGGCGCCGAGAAGTTCTTCGACTCGTTCctttctccttgttttttttcttttctctagtAGTTTTTATGTTCCTTTTTCATGTAAATAATACTCAAAACGAACGATTTTGGAGTATCAAACTTCTGCGGCTTTAGACTGCTTTTAATGTTGGGATCACGAGAGAAATTCCGGCCATAACTGAAGAACCCCtgaaaataaaacagtttTGACTTATGAATTGTCTACCTTTTCTTCCTCACCTCTTCACCTACTGGTTTCTGAAGCTGGATTCTAGAGGACCCATCAGATGGTGTAGCAACAAATCGAAGTGCCAATATTCGTGAATAACTCGGTTTGGCCAGTCCGATAGCATGCCATAATGACATAACTGATGCAACCACCTCCCAGTCTTGATGAGGCCCAAATAGAAATGAGTCAACTCCACGCGGTATTAATTAGAAATGACTCAACTCCACGTGCTTATAAACCTTCCTTTCATTCCtacaaataagttttttcGTAAAGTTCACAGAGTAATCACatgttatcaaaaaaaaaaagctcgtaGCCATTGCAACACtaaattagaattaaactattatttatatattatattattatatatatattatattattatattatattattattatacttattCTATTAGATTCCTACTGAAGAAAGCCGTATTTCTGGTTCATTTAGTCATAACTAGAGAAATAATAACTATTGAAAGCCTTGCAGCTTTCAGATTCTAAAGGACACGTGTGTGCATTTGTGTTGCGACGCAAGTAGTCACCTTCGGCTATGGATTGAGGTTGGATGTGTGTGTCGCCACGTAGCGTAGATATCTGTGGCAAATTCAGATGATTCAGCGCAAATGTGCATAGCACACAGATCGCAtgcttttcctggattttgtACATATAGTCCTATCTGATCCAACTTATCGTGTGTGCGTTAAGAGCATTACGGTACGTCATTCATTTGGTTGAGACATAGtagggtaaaaacgacatgaagcacggtccagttgcgtaagcggctgcgctcagaGGGGCAGTTtgggttgggatcgaggtgagatcattgcgaactacagcgaggaatggtgtcagcaaaGGTCCGCCTAGACACCAACTGCTTGGGGTGTGGTGTCATTAAGCACTGTGCAGCCGCCTATgcaactgcacagtgcttAATGTCGTGCTGACTTCACTATAAGTTCCTATAGAAATGTGATTAGCGAGCACTAGGGGAAGCAAAACTGCTTCAAAAATTGTGCTCGATTAAGGACGAAACGTTTTGGTGTGGACTACATCCGATCGGATCTCTCTTTTCGGAAGCGTTCAAAGGTAGAATACCACGAGTCGAGAGCGTTAGGAGCTCACAACAAATGGACAGAGTTGGAACCGTAATTCATGAGTATGAGTACATTCACGCTCCATTATCCCAACCTATTCAGAAAAAGGGGGAAACGGCCTCGTCACAAATCGCACTACTAGTTAGTGCACAAAATAAGATCACGCTTTCAAATGTTCACTTCTCTGGAAATTTTATGAAGAATTACTACTATGTTTTCCTGCTGGGCTCCAGTAGAAGCTGAAAGGATCTAATCTGATGGAGATGTTTATTGTGCTCGCTGTGTTTGATGTTCACTTCGATGAATACGTTTTTGCTAATGTTTATTATGTTCGCTATTAAACAAGATACCGTAATCATCCATATAACCGGAATTCGACATAGACATTAAATTACAGTATGAAGAGTTAGTCGTAAATGCTGCTCAATCATCGTGTACCTCTCTTCTTGGCGGCTTCGAGCATCTCGTCCTGAAGCATTTCCATCAACTCGCAACGCTTACGAGTACGACCTTCTAAGTCAAACCTGAATAAATCTTTATAAAATACATTGACTAAGTGACGTAGACTACAAAGTGACCTTATGAGAACATCAATCACAACAATTACATGAGTATGAGCATGAAAACTTACGCGACAGTTCCTTTCTTGTAGTAGGTGTCGCGGGAACGTTCCCAGTCCCATGGTGCCATCGACTTAGCTGAAATATAAAATCAAACTGCGCCtagcaaaaaaagtggataaaaGTGTAAATTACTTCTGTCTAGCCATATTTCGATTTTTGTAAAACTGTAGTAGGCCGTAGCGCCGAAAATTGCGAGCCAGAAGGCGCCGAGGAAGAGAAGAGGATAGACTTCGTAGGCGTGACTAAGGCGCCGTAATAAGAATCTGAACAAATCTCACGatctaacaaaaatgagtgcttttCCAAGAAAGttgtttcattgaaaaattttaacaaGTGGAAAAGCGATAACTATGAAACCTACGAAGCAGGAGTGTCCCCCTGTTGCGGTCTGCGTGCGCCTGTTGCCCTCGGATCACGTGAGGCGTTGCGACCGTATTGGATGAAGCCCTGGAAACTGATAGTTTTATTTGAAGTTTAGTGTAGGCCGGAGAATCGTTTTTAAAAGCCAAAGCCCGTGAAAACGTTCGCTGTCATCAATCAAAGAGTCTGACATACGTCCCTATTAAAGCTTATACCTTAATTAGAATGCTCGTCACGTCATTTCAGTGGATCCACAAAAGGAGTCCCAGGGCTACACCTTAATCGGGCCAACAAGATTTGAAGcttgtgcagttgcgcaagcgacTGCACTCAAAGCGACCCGGTAAAGACAGCACTTGCGATCGGGATGGAATCATTGTCTCTAGTACGATTGCAGCGATGAGAGTAGCTAGAGAGGTTATCAGCTCGATCGTAGACACTGAGCGCAGTCGCTCGTGCACCTGAACCAGGcatcacgtcgttttgatacGACTATAAAAATGAACAATAGGTGAGAATATACGTTCCCACAACACTGAAGCCGTATGGACTAAAAACGATATGGAGCACCTTCTAAAAACTACAGCAAAGAATGGTATCAGCAAGGGTTCCCTctagattccaaccgctacgtttCGCgccaccacttcgagcgcgaccgcttacgcaattgcaccgtgattcatgtcgttttgaccctactataacaTACGTTAACCAGATTTTCTAACTAAGCAATACATCTAAAACTCTTTACGTGACTGTATAGGGATCGCAGCTACTCTCAAGAAGGAAATGCTTTATCCCCTGCAATGCTGCTTTCTTCTGTATATCTTCCACTACCTCTGAGGCGATGGTGTACCTGCCACGACAACCACAATGCTTCATGACGTAGAGTaaaaaacatccaaaaaatCCGCGATATTTGTGCAGAGTCCCACCATACTAACGGTGGACCTGAAACGGATTTCTCGCCGTTGATACGTTGCGTTGCAATCGCTGCATGCGAACGCAACGGGTGCCGTTGTaccatacatgcgatagtcagAGTCTGTGCTgcgactcccttcacttttcgacggttggcgaagggacctcTTTCACTTTATTGACGGTTCCAAAAAACCCCTTCACTTCTAGGCGCTTGCTGAAGggcccccttcacttttggacggttggcaaagagatcctcatcacttgagctgcactccATAAGCTTTTATCCTAGGTGGATCGTGTGATATAAATGGTAGAGAATGAACCTTGGCTAAGCCTTACTAAGATAAGATAAATGGGACAATAAAATCGCAATTCTGTTTTCTTACGTCGCCCAGAAACGAAGCAGTTACTTACCGGCTCTTCTGATTTTTCGGGATATAGTTGAGATCCTCCAGGAGTTGCTGTTGAAGCACAGCGAGTTACCAAGATGCGACTTTGTAGCAACTTTAGACAATTTACCGCACGACAAAGAGACATAATCTAAAACCATTAAAAATCTACTTCTTCAGTGTACGCGATCACTCTGAGTACAAACGAAATTCGATTCCTGATAACCAACAATAAAACACAATCTGTTTAATCCATGAAGGTATCAACCTGTTAAATTACCATTGAAGCAATGAGGAACACATGTAAGAACAAGCAGCTGTCGCTGTTGCAAAAACAAACCTACAAAAACGAGAGCTAGTTCTATCTATctatggtcaaaacgacatgaaccacggtgcaattgcgtacgcagcttctctcgagacagtgcggtgaagcgtagagGTTAAAAACCTTTGccggcaccacccatcgctggagcttgcgatggtcccacctcggttccaacgttcgccgtttcgagcgcgtacgcaaatgcaccgtgcttcatgttgttttcacCCAACTATAGAGTTATATCTCAAATGTAGAAGGTTACAACTAGGAATTCCAAGCCGGTAGTATATTTTAGATGGACAAACAAGAATAATAGATCAGGTAACTGATGTTAATCAATCCCTTTGTTATGCTTCAATgcgttcaacttcaatttAAGATCTTAGAAGTTTCAAAACATCCGTGCGACCCTACAGTGGGgtcaaaaggaaatgaagcacggagcagttgcgtaagcgcccGCATCACTACTAGAATTAGAACATTCTATCTAAGGCGCACCTAAAGATAGAGTTCTTCCACCATTTGTGCCAGATTGCTTTAAAAATTCCTAGTTGCGGTCATGCTTCCCTGAAAccaaataaagtataaagtcTTCGGCATTAACTTATCCCTTTGTAAACTTCATTTCCATATTGTAGAAGATTATGAACGTGTATGCGGCGTACACAACATCCTGTAAAGACCAGTAATGTGTGCGCCTCAATATTTTAATCTTCTCAGATGGATTGAATTGGACAGAAATTAATACTGCTTGTTacacttaaagacatcacaccgcgaatccgaggtggtgcagattttaggtggagtattcttgtaagggatagtaaattatgcaaaggagggtgattccgtccattttttcctaattgccaaaCAAACGGTAAtcaacggcccggaagacgcagctccgcacaaggctggcgcgctctagtcgaactccttggggaaaaaagtgcgccagaacgcccgaagcagtatcttcctggccgttttttacggcaattaggaagaaattgacggaatcaccctccaccccataatctactatgccgtatacgaaaaccccacctgaaatctgtatcacctcagattcgtggagtgatgcctttgagggAAGGTGGCAAATGTGTATAAATCTTAGAGTAGCAATACAAGCATTGTACGCACATCGTAAAATAATGAGACCCTTTACTGCTTCGTTGATATCTGCTAGATTGCAGTAAACAGATGATTCAATACGCAATTACCACTATATTTCAATTATTCTGCTATGCAAACAACCGGaccaaatatgaaaaaaaaaccgatacGAATCATCGAGAACAAACTCCAAATGATGTTTTGAAAAGCCTGCACACAAGGAGTGGAGGCTTTTCAGGCACACAACCAACCTCGAAAAATCTCTTACGGTAAGCCTGGATTGACGATTTTAAGACTAATCTGAAacgtcagagaaaaaaaaagagaaaaactacaCTAACGAACGTTGTGGGGTAGAAACTGAGCAAAATCCACAGGACTTTTGTGGAAATCGATCTGGTTCTTGCTGAGAGACATCAGcggtgtggaaaaaaaaaccaataaatggATGACTGATTCCATTGGCAAACATTCCGGCACCTGAATCATTACGGAGAAACAACTTTTCAACACcaattgcaaaaacaaaagtgaagTGCCGAAGCAAAAGACGTTCAGAGACGGCGGAGAAGGGGAGCAACCGACCACTGGGGAACTGGGCAAAGAAGTTTGAGGCGCGCGACTGAAACTGCACCTGTACTTTCAGTGCAACACGTGACAATCGATCTGAAGGGTATCCAGTGAAGCAATGACCTACATAACTCATGATTATATGTATCAAAAGCCTCCACGTTCCCTTCGCTAAGGTAACTCCGCAATGTTTGGGGAACGTTGAAAATACTGAAGGGCCGTGACATGTTCGCGGCACTTCTTTTAAAGCCGGCTGGCGGAATCATAATAAAGGCGCCTATAGTTGAAATTAGTCATGGGAAAGTTACAACTGTAACTTGTTGTTACAACAACTCAGTAACATAACAACTTTAGCACTGTAACCATTAATGTGAAGACAATAAATGAGGAATGGTGAGTTTAAGAAAGCTTGTGAACCTGTCTTGAGTAGACGACTGGCTCGAAAAAAGATCGTGCCGCAAGCACTCCCGTATACTGGATTCATAATCGAGAGTAAGACACGCATCTCTTCCCTCCTATGCACCTACACTTGTCCTTACTCAGAGGTTatccaaacaaacaaaccCATTTAGATGTGATTTGAGGGGAACGCTGGTAAATAGTTTTACTGTGAGTGTGATATCTTGGCGAATTCACCTTTTTCATATTTGGGAAGGCTGAAATCGAATGCGACATATTCAACGTCAAACGTCCTCAAAACCCCAAAAAATAAGCTTTAATTATAGTTTTAGATCTCACAGTTAGAACTAGGGACAAGGACCGTATCTAAAGAGCAAAAGGAACTTTTAACAACGCAAGCAAAAATAATAGGATAGGGGATATATTTCTAGTCACCGCCAGCAGTGCGACGATGGGAACAACGGACAGTTCTGCAGAAGCAGATCATTTGAGCAAATAACAGGGAATATTTAACATATTTATCATTAGGAATGCTGTAGCAAAGTCATGCGAAcacgaaaacaagaaaaacacgaAAGGTACATCTCTTCGTGCAATCTacctttttctcagaaaagtACTTGCATGTGAAACCAGTCCCAATTCTAACCATCTGAGACTTTTCActtaaaatgaattgaaactaggagaaaaaacttttaacaTAACAACAGTGTTGTGCTCACAAGACAATTAGCGGCTACATACACCGACGGAACAGAACGAGACCATAGCAATTACGATACATCACAATAAGAGAACTAATTGGCACCTGCACTCTAATGAGAAGAACGGTAAATTCACATGCATAGCCTCACACTGgtacattttctcttttttgtttgaaaaatctgagattttcgtctgttcctttttcaggtctatgagtttctttttttttcttattttctttttcatctcgAGTGCTTACgcaaaagaataagaaaatgagaaagcaagaataagaaataagtagACAAATGTAGAGTAActacaaacaaatacaatgACATGCCGTGTTCCATACCAATATTGCGCAAAATCCCTCGTGAGAAGATCGAAGTCCAGCGACGAGAGAGCGTTCTTATGCTACGTTTCGATTCGAATCTCTAATTTCACGAAAGAAGCACTCAGAGACGCGCTGCAGACATTCTTGGATGTGGATGGGGTTCATAGAAATGCACAGAATATTAGTAACGTGATTTTTAAACTGGTTAAGGAAGTATAGAGATCCCAAAGCACTGAAGGGTGATGATACAATGAAAGCGCTGGTGGATGTCGTCGAGTCATCGCTtcaagaaaatgttctttgtttttacttcGCTTATGCTGCTTACTGCTTTTCTCTGTTGctattttcctactttttgcTCGATCTTCGCTCTAATCTACAAGAAGGAAATGGTTAACCACAACTATGACTACAAATTGAGACGAATACCACACACTTCAGATTAGAGCATCATTAACTACCCAATAAAAGCTGTCAACAACACCCACTGTACCAAAATATCTAAGGAAATATCGTCATATGGAGCTGGAATTAGTGAAACAGTCCTGGTTAAGATTATGGGAGAATCGAGGTGTCACGCATattgaaaaaggaaacgaatCCACAAGCCGACGCGAAATACAGAACTTCTTCTTCAAGAACACTCTGGGATTAATCTAAATAGTGATAAAGTAAATAGTatctaatatttaaaaaaaatcgtgcaAGAGGCATGCAGCACTGCCGCCGGAGCAAAGGCCATGCCGGCCGGGTAGCGTATTTGTAAATAGAATATTGGAACGAAAGATGATCCAAACGATGCATACGTGCGAACGGACAGCTAGCGGCATTCACCTAATGTTTGCCTGACGTAAGAGGCGACAGAACGAACTGCCACCGGGAAATCCAACATCTGTGCACGAACAATTGCTCGCTGAAAGAAGCCACTGCATGCCACGGTTCCATCGAAAGCACGTGAGCTAAATAGGAACAGAAATTCCAACAACAGCTATCAACCACCTAGCACTTTCGGGATCGATGCAAAGTGCAAGTTTGTGGGCAGACACCACTCCTATGTTTTCAAAACAGGATTGTGACGTTCAAACTGCTCTCAGCCAATGAAATTTCGATTGTAAACAATTCTCTAAGGGTCTCGAGTGGAATAACAATGGAACGCTCTTCAATATCAATGTAGTACGCCTTATATGTGGTAAATTTTCGCGTTGGGCAAGTTCGCATAGGTATGGTAGTAGGATAAAATTAGTTTTCtcttattctaatttttcaaatttcaactttcaatttttattttattttttcttgatttagtCTAGTCTATGAACTAGATCTGAAGTTCTGAATTGTCCACTCATTTGAGGATCTTGTTAGTCCCTAGTCGTGGTCCCTCTGAAGAAACAGAAAGCCTATAACCTTAGCCTGTGCACCATTACTTTGCGCAAAATGTTCATGAAGCTCAGTCGTATGTTTTGTTAAAATTCAACACttgaataagtaaaaaaaaagagaatacaacaccgctactaacttgtgtcccaaaatccgtcgccgacggattaatccgtcgcaaactgtcggaattcttggaagtggtcaaaattaaattttgaaagtaccattcgaaGTAATGGCTGCTGATTtcaatatacttcgagaatttacttttgacaaatgtgtggcttgaaaacgggcaaagtttcctcaagccccgttaattactttcacacctccgcaatccttccgttggcatatcccgcggatacatctccatgagGAAGGGTGTTCTGGATTTCCGCTTACTTCTCGAATTGggaaatgtttattacatccgtaatcagggGTTATTTaggcattttggtaccccacatcatatgtttgTCCGAATTCCATCTCTTCGAAATTCACGAAGtactccatcgaagattaataaacgATATGCTTTCCAGCTGTGAAAATCTCCTCGGAAAGTTTTCGcaacaacttgtacttgacaacagtttatattgtaagttttgctttgaaatgtctagtttttgtGTAACTTACAACAttgctctatttcgttatttggtccaatttttgagcgCTGTCACGGCTTAGAATTGACGtttaagtctcgcgattcgtACTTGCCTAGAACTCTCCTTCCTTTACGGAAG is part of the Necator americanus strain Aroian chromosome V, whole genome shotgun sequence genome and encodes:
- a CDS encoding hypothetical protein (NECATOR_CHRV.G19369.T1), whose translation is MITVSCLIANIINISKNVFIEEKHAICVLCTFALNHLNLPQISTLRGDTHIQPQSIAEDWEVVASVMSLWHAIGLAKPSYSRILALRFVATPSDGSSRIQLQKPVGEEGFFSYGRNFSRDPNIKSSLKPQKFDTPKSFMLGRLGHCYEVYPLILLAISLVTGMVLTGYYSLTKIEVWIDKRPKLAPWDWERARDSYWKQSTVYFDLDGRTRKRCETMEILQDEMLEAAKKRGTR
- a CDS encoding hypothetical protein (NECATOR_CHRV.G19370.T2); translated protein: MSLSKNQIDFHKSPVDFAQFLPHNIMSLCRAVNCLKLLQSRILVTRCASTATPGGSQLYPEKSEEPGFIQYGRNASRDPRATGARRPQQGDTPASFLLRRLSHAYEVYPLLFLGAFWLAIFGATAYYSFTKIEIWLDRTKSMAPWDWERSRDTYYKKGTVAFDLEGRTRKRCELMEMLQDEMLEAAKKRGMKGRFISTWS
- a CDS encoding hypothetical protein (NECATOR_CHRV.G19370.T1); this encodes MKLQTFNWVFAEDVKLMIYAFNDLTQGNLAENCPPKLVIQINKMERQIRLERAFLTPSFLRLIQSFGDCPTSRAFDGTVACSGFFQRAIVRAQMLDFPVAVRSVASYVRQTLGHCFTGYPSDRLSRVALKVQVPECLPMESVIHLLVFFSTPLMSLSKNQIDFHKSPVDFAQFLPHNIMSLCRAVNCLKLLQSRILVTRCASTATPGGSQLYPEKSEEPGFIQYGRNASRDPRATGARRPQQGDTPASFLLRRLSHAYEVYPLLFLGAFWLAIFGATAYYSFTKIEIWLDRTKSMAPWDWERSRDTYYKKGTVAFDLEGRTRKRCELMEMLQDEMLEAAKKRGTR
- a CDS encoding hypothetical protein (NECATOR_CHRV.G19369.T2), producing MSLWHAIGLAKPSYSRILALRFVATPSDGSSRIQLQKPVGEEGFFSYGRNFSRDPNIKSSLKPQKFDTPKSFMLGRLGHCYEVYPLILLAISLVTGMVLTGYYSLTKIEVWIDKRPKLAPWDWERARDSYWKQSTVYFDLDGRTRKRCETMEILQDEMLEAAKKRGTR